Proteins encoded together in one Sinorhizobium sp. B11 window:
- a CDS encoding ABC transporter permease encodes MATRNFNDLHNWLINEEFSSTRQARFHKAYVLWLNLLANPLAFAGFLVVLALVLVAAFAPLLANHDPIAQDLTTALRPPSATNWFGTDEFGRDVYSRLVYGARTTLYISILVTIIVAPIGFVIGATAGYLGGWIDVVLMRITDIFLSFPSLVLALAFSAALGPGIENAVIAIALTVWPPIARLARAETLTFRAADFVVAAELQGAGMGRILLHHIVPLCAPSIIIRLTLNMSSVILTAAGLGFLGLGAQPPMPEWGAMAASGRQYLLDAWWLTTVPGIAILVVSLAFNLLGDGLRDIMDPRNA; translated from the coding sequence ATGGCGACACGCAATTTCAACGATCTCCATAATTGGCTGATCAACGAGGAATTTTCCTCGACCCGGCAGGCGCGCTTCCACAAGGCCTACGTCCTGTGGCTGAACCTGCTTGCCAATCCGCTGGCTTTTGCCGGCTTTCTGGTCGTGCTCGCGCTGGTGCTCGTCGCTGCCTTCGCGCCGCTCCTTGCCAATCACGACCCTATTGCCCAGGATCTGACGACGGCGCTGAGACCGCCGTCGGCGACCAACTGGTTCGGAACCGACGAGTTCGGCCGCGACGTCTATTCGCGTCTCGTCTATGGCGCACGCACAACGCTCTATATCAGCATTCTGGTGACCATCATCGTTGCGCCGATCGGCTTTGTAATCGGTGCGACTGCCGGCTATCTCGGCGGCTGGATCGATGTCGTGTTGATGCGCATCACCGATATCTTCCTGTCCTTCCCGAGCCTTGTTCTGGCATTGGCCTTTTCTGCAGCCCTCGGGCCAGGCATCGAAAATGCCGTCATCGCCATTGCGCTGACGGTTTGGCCGCCGATCGCCCGATTGGCGCGCGCCGAGACGCTGACATTTCGCGCTGCCGACTTTGTCGTCGCCGCGGAACTGCAAGGCGCCGGCATGGGTCGCATCCTGCTCCATCACATCGTGCCGCTCTGTGCTCCCTCGATCATCATTCGACTGACGCTCAACATGTCGAGCGTCATCCTGACGGCGGCCGGCCTCGGCTTCCTCGGTCTCGGCGCCCAGCCGCCGATGCCGGAATGGGGTGCGATGGCAGCGTCGGGCCGGCAATATCTACTCGATGCCTGGTGGCTGACGACGGTTCCGGGCATTGCAATCCTCGTGGTCAGCCTTGCCTTCAATCTTCTGGGCGATGGCCTGCGCGACATCATGGATCCCCGAAATGCCTGA
- a CDS encoding mandelate racemase/muconate lactonizing enzyme family protein, producing the protein MHITGFKTYMQRVDDRPRLLLKIETSEGISGWGECYNHGPDWALPPLFDYLFHQIEGEDPRRVEFLVLKLNQQCRFPPGALGLAAISAIDHALWDIAGKAAGLPVYMLLGGNVRDRVRVYCGVYTAPDPQTAQDQTLELNEKYGYTAFKLSPFRRDLHASRWGELVKETGDWFAKIREITPSHFEFAFDAHAKIFEPYQAVQLAAAIAPNDPLFYEEPIRPEHIPAWAELKSKVSVPLATGESLYNRFEFLSLLSARGADIIQPDICVVGGVTEMRRIATIAEAHYVTVAPHNPMGPLATAVNIHFCAAQPNFKVLEFKPHVHAPWAADPYMPVDGHMELRPDRPGWGLEIDEKALQTEDYIHWERKITRKPDGSTAYP; encoded by the coding sequence ATGCACATCACCGGCTTCAAGACCTACATGCAGCGCGTCGACGACCGGCCGCGACTGCTCCTGAAAATCGAAACGAGCGAAGGCATTTCCGGTTGGGGCGAGTGCTACAATCACGGCCCCGACTGGGCGCTGCCACCGCTTTTCGACTACCTCTTCCATCAGATTGAAGGGGAGGACCCCCGCCGAGTGGAATTCCTTGTGCTGAAACTCAATCAGCAGTGCCGTTTTCCGCCGGGCGCCCTCGGGCTTGCGGCCATTTCGGCGATCGATCACGCGCTCTGGGATATTGCCGGAAAGGCCGCCGGCCTGCCGGTTTACATGCTGCTTGGCGGCAACGTTCGGGATCGGGTGCGCGTCTATTGCGGCGTCTATACCGCGCCGGACCCGCAGACGGCGCAGGACCAGACCCTGGAGCTGAACGAAAAATACGGCTACACGGCTTTCAAGCTCAGCCCTTTCCGCCGCGACCTGCATGCCAGCCGTTGGGGCGAGCTTGTAAAGGAAACCGGTGACTGGTTTGCCAAGATACGCGAGATTACGCCGTCGCATTTCGAATTCGCATTTGATGCCCATGCGAAGATCTTCGAGCCCTATCAAGCTGTTCAGCTTGCGGCGGCGATTGCGCCGAACGATCCGCTGTTCTACGAAGAGCCGATCCGGCCGGAACACATCCCGGCATGGGCAGAGCTGAAGTCGAAAGTTTCCGTCCCGCTGGCCACAGGGGAATCGCTCTACAATCGCTTCGAATTCCTGTCGCTGCTTTCAGCCCGCGGCGCCGATATCATCCAGCCGGACATATGCGTTGTCGGCGGCGTAACGGAAATGCGCAGGATCGCAACAATCGCTGAGGCCCACTATGTAACCGTCGCGCCGCATAACCCGATGGGGCCGCTTGCGACGGCGGTCAACATCCACTTCTGCGCCGCGCAGCCGAACTTCAAGGTGCTTGAGTTCAAGCCTCATGTCCACGCGCCATGGGCGGCCGATCCGTATATGCCGGTCGACGGCCATATGGAATTGCGGCCCGACCGTCCGGGCTGGGGGCTGGAAATCGATGAAAAGGCGTTGCAGACGGAAGACTACATTCACTGGGAGCGGAAAATAACCCGCAAGCCGGACGGATCGACAGCCTATCCCTGA
- a CDS encoding dihydrodipicolinate synthase family protein has product MDKIRKALTGISGVPVTPYKADGSIDLAKLSALIARLASARVHNLMAAGNTGEFFTLTMDEVKAVHSATIKAADGKALISAAVGRSLTEAKALARHAIAEGTDAIMGHHPMDPFAGPSYQAKYFLELAEASTVPVIAYVRSDTFSVADFRKLALHQNIAGIKFASGNLMLLAEVIRSTKDAPAIWVCGLAEGWAPAFYAMGARGFTSGLVNVFPERSHAIHQALEAGDYAAARALIDDIAGFEALRTKYLNGANVTVVKEALGMLGTDVGPVRLPGVESLTDAERAELRAIVDNVSGKNRAA; this is encoded by the coding sequence ATGGACAAGATTCGCAAGGCCCTGACGGGCATTTCCGGCGTTCCGGTGACCCCCTACAAGGCGGACGGCAGCATCGATCTCGCCAAGCTTTCCGCATTGATTGCGCGCCTCGCCAGCGCCCGGGTCCACAATCTGATGGCCGCCGGCAATACGGGCGAATTCTTCACGCTGACGATGGATGAGGTAAAGGCGGTTCACAGCGCAACGATCAAGGCCGCCGATGGCAAGGCTCTGATCAGCGCCGCTGTCGGGCGTTCGTTGACGGAAGCCAAGGCGCTCGCCCGTCACGCGATTGCCGAGGGCACTGATGCGATCATGGGTCACCACCCGATGGATCCCTTTGCCGGGCCGAGCTACCAGGCGAAATATTTCCTCGAACTTGCCGAGGCGTCCACCGTCCCTGTCATTGCCTATGTGCGCAGCGATACATTCTCCGTCGCTGATTTCCGCAAGCTTGCCCTGCATCAGAACATCGCCGGTATCAAGTTCGCTTCCGGCAATCTGATGCTGCTTGCCGAAGTCATCCGCTCGACGAAGGATGCACCGGCGATCTGGGTCTGCGGCCTCGCCGAGGGCTGGGCGCCGGCCTTCTATGCCATGGGTGCTCGCGGCTTTACCTCGGGGCTCGTCAACGTTTTCCCCGAGCGTTCGCATGCCATCCATCAGGCGTTGGAAGCCGGCGACTACGCCGCTGCCCGCGCTCTTATCGACGACATCGCCGGTTTCGAAGCGCTGCGCACCAAATATCTGAACGGCGCCAATGTCACTGTCGTCAAGGAGGCGCTCGGCATGCTCGGAACCGATGTCGGCCCTGTTCGCCTTCCCGGCGTTGAAAGTCTGACGGACGCGGAACGCGCGGAACTGCGCGCAATCGTCGACAATGTAAGCGGCAAGAACCGCGCCGCCTGA
- a CDS encoding ABC transporter substrate-binding protein, with protein MKIQRRGLLISSALVAASLMMPLAAAAATPKDQLVIATNMSSMRGLDPNEINQLEAAEIVANLYERLIVLPANDITKPAPGVAESWNVSPDGKTFTFKIRPGIKFHSGNPLTAKDVEWSLRRLVKLGLAPSVDLRQWGFTDKNVDDLIKASDDTTVVLQTPSLWNPNLILYSLASFSTSILDSKFLVEHEKDGDMGREFLQANDAGSGPYALRTWRVNDLLIADANKDYWQGAPKMRRVVLRHMPESSGQRLQLEAGDVDVATRLSSTDLAAVEAGGKADIQKTPGFGFYYLALNQKDEILSNPKVREAFRYLIDYDGLANTVMKYYGIKQQTIIPAGLPGASEVNPYKLDIEKAKQLLTEAGYPNGFSKVYYATPVTPEYEVAQSLQANAAKAGVKLDLQGGDHIGKFRTREFEIFSARSGERLPDPHAILQSYATNANNSDDAKLTGLNAWRTAWDVPKDIQDMVTAAAHETDQQKRADLYAKINKAYLESSPPLITSFLRTDAKAVRKEVKGYLGHSTWLTRWDTVSKGE; from the coding sequence ATGAAGATCCAAAGACGCGGGCTATTGATCTCGTCGGCTCTTGTTGCCGCGAGCCTGATGATGCCACTGGCTGCGGCCGCAGCCACCCCGAAGGACCAGCTGGTCATCGCCACGAACATGTCGTCGATGCGCGGTCTCGATCCTAATGAAATCAACCAGTTGGAAGCAGCAGAAATTGTCGCGAACCTTTATGAGCGGCTGATCGTGCTGCCGGCCAACGACATCACCAAGCCGGCTCCGGGTGTCGCCGAGAGCTGGAACGTCTCGCCGGACGGCAAGACGTTCACATTCAAGATCCGCCCCGGCATCAAGTTTCATTCCGGCAATCCGCTGACGGCGAAGGACGTCGAGTGGTCGCTGCGGCGTCTCGTCAAATTGGGGCTCGCGCCATCCGTCGACCTTCGCCAATGGGGCTTTACCGACAAGAATGTCGACGATCTGATCAAGGCGAGCGACGACACCACCGTGGTCCTCCAGACGCCCAGCCTCTGGAACCCCAACCTCATCCTCTATTCGCTGGCGAGCTTCTCGACCTCGATCCTGGACAGCAAGTTCCTTGTCGAGCATGAAAAGGACGGCGATATGGGGCGCGAGTTCCTGCAGGCCAACGACGCAGGCTCTGGCCCCTATGCGCTGCGGACCTGGCGCGTCAATGACCTGCTAATCGCCGATGCCAACAAGGATTACTGGCAGGGTGCTCCGAAAATGCGCCGCGTCGTCCTGCGCCACATGCCGGAATCCTCCGGCCAGCGCCTGCAGCTCGAGGCTGGCGACGTCGATGTCGCGACGCGTCTTTCCTCCACCGACCTTGCGGCGGTCGAAGCGGGGGGCAAGGCCGATATTCAGAAGACGCCGGGCTTCGGCTTCTATTATCTCGCCTTGAACCAGAAGGACGAGATTCTGTCCAATCCCAAGGTTCGCGAAGCCTTCCGCTACCTGATCGATTATGACGGCCTCGCCAACACCGTCATGAAATATTACGGCATCAAGCAGCAGACGATCATTCCGGCCGGCCTGCCGGGTGCAAGTGAGGTCAATCCCTACAAGCTCGACATCGAGAAGGCCAAGCAGCTGCTCACTGAAGCCGGCTATCCGAACGGTTTCTCGAAAGTCTATTACGCAACGCCGGTCACCCCGGAATATGAGGTTGCACAGTCGCTGCAGGCCAACGCCGCAAAGGCCGGCGTCAAGCTCGATCTTCAGGGCGGCGACCATATCGGCAAGTTCCGCACGCGTGAATTCGAGATCTTTTCGGCACGATCGGGTGAACGCCTGCCGGATCCTCACGCGATCCTCCAGTCCTATGCGACCAATGCCAACAATTCCGACGATGCCAAGCTTACCGGCCTGAACGCCTGGCGCACCGCCTGGGATGTGCCGAAGGACATTCAGGATATGGTGACTGCAGCCGCCCATGAGACCGACCAGCAGAAGCGGGCCGATCTCTACGCGAAGATCAACAAGGCCTATCTCGAATCGTCTCCGCCGCTGATCACCTCCTTCCTGCGCACCGACGCAAAGGCTGTTCGCAAGGAGGTAAAGGGCTATCTCGGCCATTCGACATGGCTGACGCGCTGGGACACGGTTTCCAAGGGCGAGTGA
- a CDS encoding helix-turn-helix domain-containing protein: MSNSAFQSAARSARIMTVCQIGTQQKAFQPARLAAGRNAVENRAPGPVTAPQSSNLSSFDFVTNAVPTIRQFEAWRANFAPIVDLGSTRDTTRGFFGQQSTWDLGCLVFSHVTTDPLQFKSTIHHLHWEPLDHFVLSVLLSGETCTETTTGTFRGTAGVTQIHTMGRNFHGSLTASEMLILFVPRDFCPRLTRALSAAEFTTLESGMARLFHDYMIALANQLPLLQLTDLPALVEATRAMMLACVSPSAGNVEMASHPISTTLLDRAQKIIQSKLFDPTLGPQTLERELGVSRSRLYRMFEAFGGVKHYIQHRRLLDAHAALANPSDQRRILDLAEQRCFSDGTEFSRAFKREFGYSPTDVRFGKRSHFPYRHPKGLEESDPASRLGTMLRRLHG, encoded by the coding sequence ATGTCGAATTCCGCTTTTCAAAGCGCAGCTCGGTCTGCGCGTATCATGACAGTTTGCCAGATAGGGACGCAGCAAAAGGCCTTTCAGCCAGCGCGACTTGCAGCTGGACGGAATGCGGTGGAAAACCGCGCCCCCGGACCGGTTACCGCCCCGCAGTCATCAAATCTCTCTTCCTTTGATTTTGTAACGAACGCTGTACCGACGATCCGCCAGTTCGAGGCGTGGCGCGCCAATTTCGCCCCGATCGTTGATCTCGGTTCGACGCGTGACACGACGAGGGGGTTCTTTGGACAGCAGTCCACCTGGGACCTCGGCTGCCTTGTGTTTTCGCATGTCACAACGGATCCCCTGCAATTCAAGAGCACAATACATCACCTCCACTGGGAGCCACTTGACCATTTCGTCCTGTCGGTTTTGCTTTCCGGAGAAACTTGTACCGAAACCACCACCGGCACATTCCGTGGCACTGCCGGGGTCACGCAGATCCATACGATGGGGCGCAATTTCCACGGCAGTCTGACGGCGAGCGAGATGCTTATCTTGTTCGTCCCGCGGGACTTTTGCCCTCGTTTGACCCGGGCCTTGAGCGCAGCTGAATTCACAACACTTGAAAGCGGCATGGCGCGGTTATTCCATGACTATATGATCGCGCTGGCCAACCAGCTACCGCTCCTCCAACTAACCGATCTTCCTGCCTTGGTGGAGGCAACGCGCGCAATGATGCTCGCTTGTGTCTCTCCTTCTGCCGGCAACGTTGAGATGGCAAGTCATCCGATTTCAACAACGCTGCTGGATCGAGCGCAGAAAATCATACAATCGAAGCTGTTCGACCCCACCCTGGGACCTCAAACGCTCGAGCGAGAATTGGGGGTTTCGCGTTCGCGACTTTACCGGATGTTTGAGGCTTTTGGCGGAGTTAAGCATTACATCCAGCATAGGCGCCTGCTCGACGCCCATGCAGCTTTAGCGAACCCTAGCGACCAACGCCGGATACTAGATTTAGCGGAGCAGCGCTGCTTCAGTGACGGCACGGAGTTCAGCCGCGCTTTCAAGCGGGAATTCGGCTATAGTCCGACGGATGTGAGGTTCGGAAAGAGGAGCCACTTCCCTTACCGACACCCCAAAGGGCTTGAGGAAAGCGACCCGGCAAGCCGGCTTGGAACAATGCTGCGCAGACTGCACGGCTGA
- a CDS encoding GntR family transcriptional regulator produces the protein MENRMEGGAGDDRIEKIDPRFLTTLRDHVHKTLRAAILSGRFRADERVNERQLAEQLGVSTTPIKEALRQLETEGLVETLPRRGVLIRFNAGWAEEMILARAALESMIAHLAAKRITQEEAGKLSDTVASMKAATANGVADDLIALNETFHEQIHIASRCQYLSRMIERQQFYDASIRRVIHSDNKERDKALAEHTAIAAAIVSNDSDRAERVMRDHVVRSGETYLNIVFRKKEDI, from the coding sequence ATGGAAAATAGGATGGAGGGCGGGGCGGGAGACGACCGCATCGAAAAGATCGATCCGCGATTCCTGACGACCCTTCGTGATCATGTTCATAAGACGCTGCGCGCGGCGATCCTGTCAGGCCGCTTTCGCGCCGATGAGCGCGTGAACGAGCGCCAGCTCGCCGAGCAGCTTGGTGTTTCCACCACTCCGATCAAGGAGGCACTCCGGCAGCTCGAGACCGAAGGACTGGTTGAAACCCTGCCGCGTCGTGGGGTGCTGATCCGGTTCAACGCCGGGTGGGCGGAGGAAATGATCCTAGCACGCGCCGCGCTGGAATCGATGATCGCCCATCTCGCCGCCAAGCGGATCACCCAGGAAGAAGCCGGGAAGCTCAGCGATACGGTCGCGTCGATGAAGGCGGCCACAGCCAATGGCGTTGCGGATGACCTCATTGCCCTGAATGAGACCTTTCACGAGCAGATCCACATTGCCTCGCGCTGCCAGTACCTGTCTCGCATGATCGAGCGCCAGCAATTCTACGACGCGAGCATTCGCCGCGTCATTCATTCCGACAACAAGGAGCGCGACAAGGCGCTGGCCGAACACACCGCCATCGCTGCCGCCATCGTCTCGAACGATAGCGACAGGGCTGAGCGGGTGATGCGCGATCACGTTGTCCGCTCCGGGGAAACCTACCTCAACATCGTATTCAGGAAGAAAGAGGACATTTGA
- a CDS encoding ABC transporter permease, translating into MSISQISGAASGGGVAVLDAVKKVATSFSVILTTLLGLLIITFVVGRMVPADPVIAVIGDQADQATYERVHKEMGLDQPLYVQFATYLGNVAHLNFGQSHVTKNPVASDLARVFPATLELATLATIIGAGLGIPLGIISAVRKGTWVDHLARVVGLLGHSTPIFWLGTIVILVFYAKFGLIPGSGRLDVFNEGLVEGPTNSILVDAIIAGEWEVFRDALLHVTAPALILGYAAMAYLSRMSRSFMLEQLRQEYVLTAKAKGLDQRAIVWRHAFRNIRVQLLTIVALAYCGLLDGTVLIETVFAWPGLGQYLTSALFFADMNAILGSVLLIGIISIVINLLSDIAYRFLDPRTR; encoded by the coding sequence GTGAGCATCTCACAAATATCCGGGGCCGCATCGGGCGGCGGAGTAGCCGTGCTCGATGCGGTGAAGAAGGTGGCAACATCCTTCAGCGTCATCCTGACGACGTTGCTCGGCCTGCTGATCATCACCTTCGTCGTCGGCCGCATGGTCCCTGCCGATCCGGTCATTGCTGTCATCGGCGACCAGGCCGACCAGGCGACCTACGAGCGCGTCCACAAGGAGATGGGGCTGGACCAGCCGCTCTATGTCCAGTTCGCGACCTATCTCGGCAATGTCGCTCACCTGAATTTCGGCCAGTCCCATGTGACCAAGAACCCCGTGGCAAGTGACCTTGCCCGGGTTTTCCCGGCGACACTGGAGCTTGCGACGCTCGCAACGATCATCGGCGCCGGCCTCGGCATTCCGCTCGGCATCATCTCTGCCGTTCGCAAGGGAACATGGGTCGATCATCTCGCGCGTGTCGTCGGGCTTCTTGGGCATTCAACGCCGATTTTCTGGCTCGGCACCATCGTCATCCTGGTCTTTTACGCCAAGTTCGGGCTCATCCCCGGCAGCGGCCGACTGGACGTCTTTAATGAAGGATTGGTCGAAGGGCCAACCAACTCCATCCTCGTCGATGCGATCATTGCCGGCGAATGGGAGGTTTTCCGGGATGCCTTGCTGCATGTCACAGCCCCTGCCCTGATCCTCGGTTACGCGGCCATGGCCTATCTCAGCCGCATGAGCCGCAGCTTCATGCTGGAACAGCTTCGGCAAGAATATGTGCTGACGGCGAAGGCAAAGGGTCTCGACCAGCGCGCGATCGTCTGGCGTCATGCCTTCCGCAACATCCGGGTGCAGCTTTTGACCATCGTTGCCCTCGCCTATTGCGGCCTGCTGGATGGCACGGTCCTCATCGAGACCGTCTTTGCCTGGCCCGGCCTCGGGCAATATCTGACCTCCGCGCTGTTCTTCGCGGACATGAACGCGATCCTTGGCAGCGTGCTCCTGATCGGCATCATTTCGATCGTCATCAACCTGCTGTCCGACATCGCCTACCGCTTCCTCGATCCGCGCACCCGGTGA
- a CDS encoding basic amino acid/polyamine antiporter: protein MKSSSERKFSMWTLMAMCVGSMVGAGIFSLPQAFGRATGPFGAMIAWAIAGLGMLMLAFVFQTLSQRKPDLDAGIYAYAKAGFGDYLGFLSTLGYWSAALLGNVSYFVLIKSTLGLFFPIFGDGNTIFAIATSSVLLWTVHALILRGIRGAALINTIVTFAKIIPIILFIVFVIYGFQADIFALNFWGGETVTFGSVAGQVRATMLVTVFVFVGIEGASVYSRYARNRSDVGIATLLGFAGVLCLLVLVTILSYGVMLRADLANLRNPSMAGVLSAIVGPWGTLFVSAGLMISVGGAYLSWVLLAAEILFSASKYGTMPRFLRRENSAGVPSNALWLTNIVVQVFLILSLFAQYALRLAIELTSSMILIPYFLVAAYSFKLVLTGETYEGDSASRHREFVRSALALTYTSFLIAAAGGTHLLLSAAIYGPGTILFLMARREQKLPVFKLAEMPVFIVAVAGAMIAIYALATGRISV, encoded by the coding sequence ATGAAATCTTCTTCCGAACGCAAATTCTCGATGTGGACGCTGATGGCGATGTGCGTAGGGTCGATGGTCGGCGCTGGTATTTTTTCGCTTCCACAAGCTTTCGGACGTGCGACGGGGCCATTTGGTGCAATGATCGCTTGGGCGATCGCTGGCCTTGGCATGTTGATGCTCGCCTTCGTCTTTCAGACCCTGTCGCAACGTAAGCCAGATTTGGACGCCGGCATCTACGCCTATGCGAAAGCGGGTTTCGGCGACTATCTTGGATTCCTGTCCACGCTTGGCTACTGGTCCGCCGCCCTGCTCGGGAATGTTTCCTACTTTGTATTGATCAAGTCGACTCTTGGACTCTTTTTCCCGATCTTCGGCGACGGGAATACGATTTTCGCCATTGCCACCTCGTCAGTGTTGCTGTGGACCGTTCACGCGCTGATCTTGCGTGGAATTCGCGGAGCGGCGTTGATCAATACGATCGTCACCTTCGCCAAAATCATCCCAATCATACTCTTCATTGTATTTGTCATTTACGGTTTCCAAGCCGACATCTTCGCGCTCAACTTTTGGGGAGGTGAAACCGTTACCTTCGGCAGCGTCGCGGGGCAGGTCCGCGCGACCATGCTGGTTACCGTATTCGTCTTCGTCGGCATTGAAGGCGCGAGCGTTTATTCTCGCTATGCCCGCAATCGCTCTGATGTCGGAATTGCGACATTGCTTGGCTTTGCGGGCGTGCTTTGTCTGCTCGTTCTCGTGACCATCCTCTCTTACGGCGTCATGCTTCGTGCCGATCTTGCCAATTTGCGCAATCCATCGATGGCGGGCGTGCTATCGGCCATCGTCGGCCCGTGGGGCACCCTCTTCGTCAGCGCCGGGCTGATGATCTCGGTTGGTGGGGCCTATCTCTCCTGGGTTCTGCTTGCCGCGGAAATTCTGTTCTCCGCTTCGAAATATGGGACGATGCCTCGATTTCTGCGGCGTGAAAACAGTGCCGGCGTGCCGTCGAACGCTCTGTGGTTGACCAATATTGTGGTGCAGGTCTTCCTGATCCTGTCACTATTTGCGCAATACGCGCTTCGTCTGGCTATCGAACTTACCAGTTCGATGATTCTGATTCCCTATTTTCTCGTCGCCGCCTATTCTTTTAAGCTTGTCTTGACTGGCGAAACCTACGAAGGGGATTCCGCGAGCCGCCACCGCGAATTCGTGCGATCCGCATTGGCACTCACCTATACTTCCTTTCTTATCGCCGCTGCAGGTGGCACTCATCTGCTGCTTTCCGCCGCCATTTACGGACCCGGTACCATCCTGTTCTTAATGGCACGTCGAGAGCAGAAACTTCCTGTGTTTAAGCTGGCCGAAATGCCGGTGTTCATCGTTGCGGTCGCGGGCGCCATGATTGCCATTTACGCCCTCGCAACCGGTCGCATTTCGGTTTGA
- a CDS encoding basic amino acid/polyamine antiporter translates to MTSASTQKLSLFALTSMVVGSMVGAGIFNLPGRFGTATGPFGAIIAWAIAGTGMYMLARVFQALAEKKPEIDSGVFAYAKEGFGNYMGFLSAFGYWLGSCLGNVFYWVLIGSTLGRFFPGLFGDGSTMIAIVVSLLGIWAFHFMILRGVEQAAFINVIVTIAKIVPIVVAILAMIFAFNYTEFSANFFGGVHMPEKSLFAQVRDTMLITVFVFLGIEGASVYSRFAKTRADVGTATILGFVGVTGLMVAITLLPYAAMPRATVAGVQNPSLAGVLEVVVGHWGAVFISVGVLVSVLGAYLAWSLICAEVLFAAAKSADMPRLFAAQNDNRVPANALWLTNIVVSLFVISTYWSRDAFNFMLDMTSVTALLPYLLVAGYGVLLARRGEGYEETPEERGRDQIFAWIAVIYTIVMFIAAGLKYVLLVSVLFVPGTILYVWARREQRVTLFTSIELIVFAVTVIAGLVGAYGLLSGTITP, encoded by the coding sequence ATGACTTCGGCTTCCACGCAAAAATTGTCCCTTTTCGCACTGACGTCCATGGTTGTCGGGTCGATGGTAGGCGCTGGTATATTCAACCTTCCAGGTCGTTTCGGGACGGCGACCGGGCCGTTCGGTGCGATCATAGCTTGGGCGATCGCGGGCACCGGCATGTATATGCTTGCGCGTGTGTTTCAGGCCCTGGCGGAGAAAAAGCCCGAGATCGATTCTGGCGTTTTCGCCTACGCCAAGGAGGGCTTCGGTAATTACATGGGCTTTCTTTCGGCCTTTGGATACTGGCTGGGAAGCTGCCTCGGCAACGTTTTCTATTGGGTGTTGATCGGCTCGACGCTAGGCCGGTTCTTCCCTGGGCTCTTCGGAGACGGGAGCACCATGATCGCCATCGTCGTTTCTCTCCTGGGAATATGGGCCTTCCATTTCATGATCCTGCGCGGCGTGGAGCAGGCGGCCTTCATCAACGTGATCGTCACGATTGCAAAGATCGTCCCGATCGTCGTCGCCATCCTGGCGATGATATTCGCGTTCAATTACACAGAGTTCTCCGCGAATTTTTTCGGCGGCGTACACATGCCCGAAAAATCGCTTTTCGCGCAGGTTCGTGACACGATGCTGATCACGGTCTTCGTCTTCCTGGGGATCGAAGGAGCGAGCGTCTATTCCCGCTTCGCCAAGACCCGTGCCGATGTCGGTACCGCGACTATTCTCGGCTTTGTCGGTGTGACCGGTCTGATGGTGGCGATCACTTTGCTTCCCTACGCTGCGATGCCGCGCGCAACGGTCGCGGGAGTCCAAAACCCCTCGCTCGCTGGCGTTCTGGAAGTCGTGGTCGGCCATTGGGGGGCGGTGTTCATTTCGGTCGGCGTGCTGGTATCGGTTCTTGGCGCCTATCTCGCATGGTCGCTGATCTGCGCCGAAGTGCTGTTTGCTGCTGCCAAATCAGCCGATATGCCGAGGCTATTTGCAGCGCAGAACGACAACAGGGTGCCGGCCAATGCGTTGTGGCTGACCAATATCGTCGTCTCACTGTTTGTGATCTCGACCTACTGGTCTCGCGATGCCTTCAATTTCATGCTCGACATGACGAGCGTGACGGCGCTTCTTCCCTATCTTCTGGTCGCAGGCTACGGCGTGCTGCTTGCGCGTCGGGGCGAAGGCTATGAGGAAACGCCGGAGGAGCGCGGCCGCGACCAGATATTTGCCTGGATCGCGGTGATCTACACGATCGTGATGTTCATCGCCGCAGGGCTGAAATATGTCCTGCTCGTCAGCGTTTTATTCGTGCCGGGAACCATCCTTTACGTCTGGGCGCGGCGAGAGCAGAGAGTGACGCTTTTCACCAGCATCGAACTCATCGTTTTCGCCGTCACCGTGATTGCGGGCCTTGTCGGAGCTTATGGTCTGTTGAGCGGCACCATCACGCCTTGA